Below is a genomic region from Ascaphus truei isolate aAscTru1 chromosome 5, aAscTru1.hap1, whole genome shotgun sequence.
TGACGTCTGCTTCATAGAAGGTTGGTCGTGGACCTAGAAAATGCATATAACAAAACATTAATGAAATAGTCACACTGACTATATGCTGTAATACTCTATATAAAGCCAACACGAAAATTATTCCTGTCATGTTGTGCATAAGAAACCCCATTGATCCATTCTTTGCATGACAATAATTTTTATGTTGGTATAATAAAAGGTATTACAGCATACAAAGactaaggccacgtccatagaaggacaagccgcgctgagccgtgcggacgctccgcgctgagcccctgcatcctcaatgaggatgtctttagagggggctcacgcgagcgtccgcaggcgtgctgaggagttggatttttcagccgacagccaagctgtttttcagagcgctgtcggctgaaaacatccaatgagcgcgaagcagcgtcaacgtcacggcaccgtgacttcggtgcgtcgcgggcgattggcccagcgacgtcactgccccgcctccttctgcctcccgatcgcgcacgctggctcgcctgcatgtgcatgaaatcacacagaattcagcaggcgagcctcagcacgGCTCCgaactgctcccccctctatggacgcagccttaggcctcggacatggtgccgcagaccgtgcggacgcAAGCGAACAGACTGCCAGTGGGTTGGGGACgcacgttgcgcaagaaatcagttcacactgatttcttggcgcaacaggctggtcacgtgagcggttcgccagctccgtgacgcctctcggcacccccaccccccacggccagggaaagcacctgctttccctcagcctccgcacgggagaagtcactatgtccgaggcctaataGACCAAATAGAACACTGCAGTACTGAAGGGGAATTGTTAGAATTGTTGGACACCTGTCGCGCACAGCACCGCACagcacacacaaaaagtgtgattcacgtgcacgagcgcGCCAACTAGAAATCAAGCCTAAATATCACAACCTATGACGACTCTAATCTACTATTGTACTCTTGCATAGCCAGTACTGGTATTAGTCCTCTGCACTGCATTATTGTGCAGTGAGAATATCTCAGCACGTCCAGATAAAACCACAACAACCAACAATGAATTTACATTCTTAACCTCCCAGCAAGTCCCACACTGAGGACACCTAGTGTTCGGACATCTTCCCATATCCCACATGTTCCAAGCAACTATCAGTCttgaaactacaactcccatcatCCCCTGGTTAAAGGAAACAATCGGACTACAACTTCCGGCAGCCCCCGCACTATGGTCACAGCTCCCATCAGACAGCGGGGCACGGCGCTCTGTGTCGCGGTGCTCCTACGCTTTGTTGTGGTTGTGAAGATGGCGGCCGGGACTGGCAGTGAGTGCAGAGAGGAGTGATTGTTATTCTTATTATTCAGGGGGCTGAGAACATGCAGCGTTACAATACACGGGGATAGTGCAGGGATAACATGGGGCATTAGTGTCTCCAAAGCTAGAgaggcttatatatatatatatatatatatatatatatatatatatatctcatacgtTCATTCAGGGGTTCCTTGTGCTGGTGTGCATGGCTTAAGCAAAGTGATTAGATAATGTGAGGCAGGAGGACGTAGTTGTACGTGAGTATAGTGGAAGAGGAGATTGGATACTGTGTGATTAGACAGTCACATTGCCATATCGCCCTTCTCCCTGTTTTTCAGCTCTGAAATGTACCAATGTAAAGTGAAGCAATATTTCATATTACTGTGCACTTCTAACTGCAGCCACAACTTTGTAACTGTCAACTATTTTTGTTTGCCACCTAATCCCTGTAAGACCAATAGAAAAAATATTGTCTAGAACAACTCCTCTTGGGTATTACTGTGGTTAAATGACAGAGGGATATGCGCACACACAAGTCAGCATTTTGTGGAGCGTGGTGTAGTGTGGATTGGACAGTTTAGTTTTGTATTCTGTTTAGATTGAGCCCTGGGGTGCTGCCTTTTGCTGTCAGTGCAAtggctctctctttttctctctcctcctgctAAAGAACACAAACTGATGAGCTCTGGTCCAACCGAGCCATGGTCCATACGGGAGAAGCTGTGTCTCGCCTCTTCAGTCATGCGCAGTGGCGACCAGAATTGGTGAGAGGACAATGTCTCCATTCCTTCACTAACACATGTATGACTGATCTAGTGGTTTGCATCAgggtacagacataccccggtttaaggacactcaatttaagtacactcgcaagtaaagatgtattttcaatagcaccatacccctgtgtccatacactcgcttcgcgagtacggacacttattctgccctacagaccgtgtagtagtgacgcgctgagtccccccgcccaataggcaaacggcagctcgcgcatgcgcctgtcagcacgtcctgaacagtaataccagctccctacctgtaccgaagcattgataagtggggaaaaaggtagtgattCAATTTAAGTACATtgtcgctttacatacatgctctggacccattgcatacgttaatgcggggtatgcctgtatttatacGGCCTACTGTGGTCTTTATTATTTAGCCCTCTAATGCAGTTgaggtaatgtttttttttgggggggggtcttGTTACAGCACAGTCATTTGCCAGATTGTGTTTTCTCTATTTTAACATCAAAGTCTACTGAATGAATCCAAGTCTGCTGCCAGGATGTTTTGTGCCGGGGCTATTTTGATATAATCATTTATAGAAGTCCTTGGTTAGGCTGTTTATATTAAGTGTTTACCATCCTTCAGGGTATCGGTGAGTCGTGCCATCAAACCCTTTGCAGAACCAGGGCGCCCCCCTGATTGGTTTTCCCAAAAGGTAAGACCATCTAAGGCTTCGAATTTGCTATGGCACCCACAACCTTGTAACAGGAATATGCCTGCGTTGGTCGGGCAAACACTGACCATGAAGCAGCAACAGTGGGGAAagactttgctttttgcttttcaGTGTGGGTAGAAATAAATAGGTATGGGTGCTACATCAAATAAAGAGTGAAAAGGTTACTTAATAGACAGAATGCCTAAGATCATATCCCGTCTACTAATACTACCCTGTAACTAATTATTTTTTGAATGTGCAGCTCCTGGAGCTGCTGAACTGATGTTGTGACTCAATACTTGATAGACACATAACTGATAACATTAGCATACATAGAGCAAAAAGAAGGACAGTTAATTAAATTAAAAAGGATTAAAGTAGGAAAGAAGCATATACAAACCATTAGATATCTGTAATTGAACAGCAATATTCAGATGGCTTGTTGAGTCAGGAATCCGTTAACACAGAATGCTACATAGAATGAAGACACAGAACAGAGATCTGAGCTCAGACTATCATACCCAACTTTCTGATCTTCTCAAAGTGATCTGCTCTCCTTCGGAGTCAGAATTATGTGGTCTGGAAAGGAATGGTTCCAAGGATCTCAAGAATGTTATCAATAATTGTGGCATTTTATCTTCAGTTTAAATACAATAATTTACGTGTTGTGGATGCAGTGCATTATCCTTTCATGGTCTAGTCCCTAATGTCTCGTGTGCTTTGTCCTCAGCACTGCGCGTCACAGTATTCTGAACTGCTGGAGACTACAGAGACTCCAAAGTGAGTATGAGACTTCTGGTGCTGGAGCCCTGTTATAtggctgaatttaaaaaaaaatccccttaaGGATAGGAGACACTTTGAATTGGTAATAGCTAGGGCCAGAGTTTGTAAAGTTCCTCAATTCCATATTCTTTAAATAAAGCTGAAGGATATTGACATTTCTTTCTGAAATTGCAGCCTTTCCTTTAACCATTTTTCATGTTTGACATTAGCAGGGAGAGGTCACTTCTGACTTTTGAAATAGATCTTTAAAAACATTTGTCAATGTCGCATAAGTACTTTTATCGCACATTTTTATTTCTAGAAATTATTTGTTGTAGAATTGGAGGCTGGTGATTTATTTTCTACATTTTTAAGCAGCAGccttaaaatgacctgaaaaagAAGCAAACCAGCTGTTTAGCATTACAAATCCTGGCAGGGGTAgatgtatgtctgtatttatatggccactacctagacctggttttcacacaaaccttttctctctctgatttctcaattttccccttttcctctctctgaccatcacctcatgttctctctcgcttctccccctcatttctgcagagacctgcgctctattaacctaccagcttttgattccactttgcgctcctccctctcccctctcagctctgctccagaccctgacaacctggtcaggaagcACAACTCTGCTCCATCCTCTTCTCTTGATCTACacgccccgctttctctctgccgtgcTCGCCCCTTCTAACACCAGACCCTGGCTTAAttgccacacgcgcatgctgcgttcctgcacacGTTCCTCTGAACGAAATCTCTcacactcgcagacttccttcactatagatttatgctatcctgtttcaactctgccctctctcaggctaaacaaacctacttttcttcactaatcaacacgcacacaagtctaacccacgccgacttttctgtctttgactccctactcggaccaccctcagctgcctcttcttcctccagacAGGAGGAGagctaggaagaggtgtaggatgggagggggatacagagtggatgtcctgacgtatggattccaccttttctttgaaatagtcggcaaagtcctgaggtgaaatggaggaagaagaacaggcagcagatgGTGGTCTGAGTAGTGAGTCAAAGACGAGTcggcgtggattagacttgtgtgtgttgattagtgaagaaaagtaggtttgtttagcttgagagagggcagggttgaAACAGggtagcatacatttgtagtgaaggaagtctgcgagagtgtgagatttcaacgcagcatgcacgtgtgggaatttagccagggtctggggttcaaagggcgagaacggcagagagaaagcggggcatatagatcaagagaggaggacagggcagagttgtagttcctgaccagggtGTGGAGCAGAactgagggaggagcgtaaagtggaatcaaaagctggtaggttaatagagcgcaggtctttgcagaaacgaggggtatatggaggtggagaaggggaggtgagagagagaacatGAGGTCATGGTCAAAGAGTGGaatgggggaaatggagaaatcagagagagacaagtttttagtgaaaaccagatctaggtggtggccatccttgtgggtgctggctgcagtccactgttgaaggccaaaagtagaggttagagagaaagcgggaagcccaagggagagaggtgtAATCAATATGGCAGTTTAAGTTGCCATGGAGAAGAACGggaagtctgaggagagaaagaaagagccaggattcaaagtgagagagaaaggcagaagggggatgagtagaggtaggtgggcattgaatgaccgccatgtggacagggagaggagagatagctggacagtgtgagcctcgaaggagggaaaagcaagagagggaccAATAGAAAAGGTACGGTAGCGGCAGatagagagcaggagccccacgcctcctcCCCTGCCATCCGGGctcggagtgtgggagaaagagagggcagcttcGAGACCAGAGTCAGACAGAGTGAGACAATTTTCAGTTATAGAAAAGAGGAGcaaagagtgagagaaaaagaagtcatgcacagagaggatgCATGGCAGCAATAGGTTAGAGCTGAGATGtgtagtctgggatagataatatcctcctttccagcgttgtTCCAAATCCAGGATTCAGGGGCAGTAGGTGATGTATTGTTCACTTGTTTCACTCCTTTTTAACTCCCTGATAAGGTCTTACAATTCTGTAACCCATTTACATTGAAATGTAAGCCTCCCTGGCAGTGGAAGGGGTTAGGGAAAGAGTTTGGAGAGTCTTGCTGTGTGAAAGTACTTCAGTGAGTTAACATACATTTGGCAGGAGACAGATCTGTGGGGGCTATTTAGCCACTTGATTCCGTATACATTATTGTGACTTATCCCTGGTGTTCAGACGAAAGCGCGGGGAGCGGGGAGAAGTCGTGGAGACAGTGGAGGACGTCATCGTAAGGAAACTGACAGCCGAAAGAATCGAGGAGCTGAAGAAGATGATTAAAGAGACTCAGGAAAAATACAGGTGAAAACGGTCATCTCCCCACAGTGAACGTGTCAAATTGATTCATTTTGTGTTGGCATGCAAATAAAATAACAATGCGGTGGCTTTATAACTACTTCATATATTTGTGACTTCTAAAGTGATGCCACCTCTGTCATTGGTGTATATTACTGTATCTACCTAGAAAAGAGCTTcctaactttttttattttttacacattgTAGCCCCCCTCCTGCTAGAAAATGTTGGTTTCCACGAACCCCTAATTAATCAATCCTTTTGCCTACTAGTTGGcatattgctaacaaaactgaGCGATCCCTGGCAGTATAGTGCCCTGGGcttgtgcagacagcatacataGGAATATTACTGCAGGAGCTTCCCAAGTCACGCCCCACACTGCCTTACCACTGAGAActcaaagcattgtggggagtgacttTGGAAGCGCCTGCTGTAATTGACTGCTATAACACCcatgctaaggtgcagtttgtGGCCTTTCTAAGTGCACAGCTCCCACACAGGCTCACAAACCTGGATAAACTAGCATCGCAACAGGTGGTACAGGATAATGCAGAAAGGGAATTAAAACTACTTGGGATAGATAAAAGGCTATCCTAAAAATTGGGGTTTTACAGCAGGTTGGAAAATAAGTGGACTAGGTGAACCAAGTGGTTCTTACctgctgtcaaattctatgtttcctGTTAAACGTGCCTGCACTTTTGTATGATAATATTAAACCTGATAGAAagcaaccatttaaaaaaaaaaaaaaaagtgtgtatgtatatatgtatgtgcataGTTAAAGAATCAGTTGGCACTCCTATATGCACTTGTAGGctgtaggtgcatgtcccatattgATAATATAACCATACGATACCATTTTACAGTCAGTCCGCAATCAGGAAACAGCACTCAGTAATGGATCAaccaaaaataaatgtattaatgaaAACTATAATACGTCACGaaaccccctgaggaaggtcccgttttgGAGGACcgacattattattatatttttttaggaGGCTTGTGTTGCAAGGCAATTATGGACCATTGCCCATCAGTCTCCCAGACTGTTTTGGGTGCTCAAGCAGAACTATTAGCCAACTCGTGAAAACCTGGGTGGGAGGGAACCAGTTTGGTTGTGTAAAGCCTTTCTCCTCTTATTTTTAGGAAATTAAAGAAAGAAGCAGAGCTGATTCAAAGCGGCCACATGGACAGCAAGCTGGAGGACCTGTGGAATGACGTTGTGGTGTGGGTTCTCTTTATGTTGCACACTTCTGCCTCTCGCTGCGTGTTCATTATGTCTGCTGGCAATCTGTGGGCTCATTTAGCTTGGTTCTTCGTGCCTGACAGATGTTCTCTCACTGTTTTCTATAGCAAGAAGAAACAGGCGGAAGACGAGGCAGAGCTGAAGAGAAAGGCCACAGACGCTGCTTATCAAGGTAAGAGGGACATGGAGTTAGTCTTTCAGGTCTGTTCTCTAAAATCTTTTGAAGGGTTGCACCTTCTGGTGGTGAGAAACAAAACGCATAATGAGAGTGCAGCAAAGTACTATCATAGGAGACCAGACGAATACACTGGGATCGCAAGCACCCGACAGAACATGGAGTTAAATTGAGTTTATTTCGACCAGAGCTAACAGAAGCAACACACTGCACAAAATGAGCGTAAATTCGCCAAAGGGGAAATCCTAGCTGATGTGTGTCTTCCACAATCTGTTTGTCTCAGGGTATTCCAGTACCTTGGGATGATAGCCACTCGCTTACGGGATTAAATCTCCTTCTAGTTGCTGACAACAAGGCTAACTATGAACCTCAGAATATCTAACAACTCCAGAGCTCTGATCGGCATAGGCTTACATACTTTCCTGGCCTCCATCTGAAACTGTAGAAGGCCTGGAGCCGAACCAATTGGCAAAGAGATTATCTTTGCTTGCCAATCAGAAAGCGATGGTTCGCCTGAGACTGACCAATCATGACCGTGGGAGGTGACAGTGCTTTAGGACAGCCCACAGGGGCGGGCTTAAGGAGAGTGGGAAGTtcaaactgaccaatgggaatcaAGCCAGCGGGACTAGGAGCCAGGCCTCGGTTTCTGCCTGATATCTCGCGCAGAGATGCCTCAGAATTGGGGATTATGATGCTTCTAATCAGCTCGTGCTCATCAGCAGTGAGTGGATTGGTCATCGGCTTTTAGTATTTAGTTTTGCAGCGGGCGGTCTGAGACTTACCTGGTTTCTTGCAGCTCGTCAGGCAGTTAAGAACATTCCTCGCAGGACATCGAGCACAATGGGTCGGTCCTCCATAGGATCGTCATCTCCAGGAGGAGAATTTGTCCTGGGGGACTTGACACCTAGCAGCGCTGAGGAGGGACGCTCGGGggtatgtatattattattattttaagcaATTCAATCATTTATGGTCCATCCGTTTCCAGAAGGACACAAGACATGGGTATTTGTATTTCACCTTCAGTGCTAGAGGAACCTTCCTGTTGGTTATGTCCATCTTAATTCTCCTTCTTTTGCTTTTCAGGTAAGTGTGGGGTCTTTGCTGAGCACCCCAGTCTCTTCCTTCATTGGGATTCCTGACACCCCTCCTCCTACCTCCGCCCCCTTGGAGTCCCCGTTGACCCCTTTGATGGACGACTCGCCCCAGAAAAAGATGCTGGGACAGAAAGcaactccacccccttccccGCTGCTCTCGGAGCTCCTGAAGAAAGGCAGCCTGTTGCCTACGAGTCCCCGGCTGGTATGGAAACACCCCTGGCCCACCAGAgaatgacccccccccacacactacccACAGAACCGCCATGGGGAAAGTGATTCCTGCTAGTCTGTTTCTTGCCATACCCATTTCCTTCTTACTAGGTCAGTGAGGGAGAGATGGCCTTGGCATCTGGTCACATGACTGGTTCCGGTGTCCTCGTGGATGTAGGTGTCTTTCCAGCTCTGCATGGGGGGGAGCTGCAGCCTGTCCCAGGCACAATCCCAGCATCCCCAGCAGCTTCAGGTATGTGGTATTAACCCAGGTTCAGTAGTTGGTTGATTGGAGACCAAAATACAAGCTGCTGGCTTGATCTTCGTTACATGCCCTTTTCAGTTATTCTCACACCCTGTCTTTCTCTCGACCCATTTCTCCTCATCCCACTTGACCCTTGCCTCTTCTGCCTCTTTTTCCACTTTTCCCTTATGTTTCTCGCTCCTTTTTCACGGTCTATCTTCTATTGCCTTTTTGTTGATGCCCTGCACACGGttgtctctggtctcccctcccgttctcttcttctctctccccctccccctcctggtctcgtctcttctccctccccccccttcccgttctcgtctcttctttcccctccccccgttctcgtctcttctttcccctcccccccgttcccgtctcttctttcccctccccctttcccgtctcttctttcccccccccccccgttcccgtctcttctttcccctccccccccgttcccgtctcttctttcccctcccccccgttctcgtctcttctttcccctccccccccgttctcgtctcttctttctcctccccccgttCTCGtctcttctttcccctcccccccccccgttctcgtctcttctttcccctccccccgttctcgtctcttctttcccctcccccccccgttctcgtctcttctttctcctccccccgttCTCGtctcttctttcccctcccccccccgttctcgtctcttctttcccctccccccgttctcgtctcttctttcccctcccccccccgttctcgtctcttctttccccttccccccaccccccttttgcgTCTCCCTTCCCCACCTCCGTTTGcgtctcccttccccacccccccgtttgcgtctcccttcccccccccccccgtttgcgtctcccttccccaccccccgtttgcgtctcccttcccccccccccgtttgcgtctcccttccccccccccccgtttgcgtctcccttccccccccccgtttgcgtctcccttcccccccccgtttgcgtctcccttccccctcccccgtttgcgtctcccttccccctcccccgtttgcgtctcccttccccccccccgtttgcgtctccctttccccccccgtttgcgtctccctttccccccccccgtttgcgtctccctttccccccccccgtttgcgtctccctttcccccccccgtttGCGTCTCCCTTCGACCCCCCCCCGTTTgcgtctcccttcccccccccccgtttgcgtctcccttcccccccccccgtttgcgtctcccttcccccccccgtttgcgtctcccttcccccccccgtttgcgtctcccttccccccccgtttgcgtctcccttccctccccgttttgcgtctcccttcccccccctgtttgcgtctcctttcccccccccccgtttgcgtctccctccctccccgtttgcgtctcccttcccccccccgcccgtttgcatccccttctcccctctccttctcatatctcatctcttctcctcctccccccgttttcgtctcttctcctcctccctcatccctcccgttcttgtctcttctccccctccccttctcccgtTCCGTTCTCCCGTCCCGTTCTTGCCCTGCTAGGTGCTCCCACTTTGTCCCGGCTTCTAGAAGCTGGTCCTGCACACTTCGCTGCACCTCTTGCTTCCTTCTCTGCCGCTGCCAGTGAGTCTCCGTGTAAACCATTGCTGACCCCTATAGAGTCCCAGGCCACCATTGTCATGATGTCAGCACTGCCAATGACTGCGGCTGTCCCAGGTAAAATTGTCCTGGGCTCCCGGcttgataccgaattgttctgcACCTGAACTTCTTTGCAACAAGATCTTTGCCCGAGTCTACCATATTACTTCCATATGTTCCTGTCCAAGGGTGGTCTCACAATTTATTCTGAATATGCACTCCGCAAAATTGTTCAGTGGTCAGAGTACCTTAAAATACATACATGCTGCTGCAAAGCTATTTGGAAGTTAGGAAGAATTGGACAACATATGCACCAGTTTTATAGGTAAAGTAGCACACTAGTTTTGTACAGAAGACAGATGTCCCTTAACTCCTAGCATCACCGCTCTCAGCAGTTTTAAGACTTTACCATAACAGCTCACCTGCTACTTTTAACATCATTTGTTCACAAAAATATTCTGTTTCCACAGTGCTAGTCACCAGTGGCGTTGTCCCTTGTGAGATTGAAACATGCTTTTGTGACCAGTCTTTTAGTGTTAAGGGACGGATCCTAGGAAGTTGATGTAGATCTACACAGTTTAGAAAAAGATTTGCCTGTTTTTCAGATGAGGGTTCTGCATGATGGATAGTGGTGactcccatcctcccccccccccccccccatggtctCTCTTTATAGTGACACAGCAGGAGGGCAGTGGCTCTGCTCCAGACCCCCACACAGTCACGGTGTCCATGCACAGCAGTGACATTTCCATGATTATCAACTCCATCAGCAACGAGTGCCTGGCAAGCGGGGAGAGCAGCAGACACCTGAAGGATGAGGCCTCAGTAGGCAAGGGAGACATGGATCTAGCAGAGAAGATGGACATTGCTGTATCCTACACAGGGGAGGAACTGGACTTTGAGACTGTCGGTGACATCATTGCCATTATCGAGGACAAGGTAAAGGGAGCTGGTCTAACTGAGGCAGAGAGATCACGTTCAGAAACTTCCAAGTGCAAGAAGTGCAGGGTTTTAATATATCGAGGCTTCTCATCTCACAAACAAACATTCACAATAGTCACAGCCCAATTTCAGCCATCCATGCATCTCCAAATTCAAATAAAAATCACTACTAAGATTTCCTCTGTTACTTCTAAAACTGTTCACTGTAAAATAGGACAACTTTGAGAAGGAATATGATTGAAATGACAAGAGTATATATTTGGGTTTTTTCCCCAAACATTAAATGCTGCTTTTAAGAAAACGATCGGGTTACCACGCGCACTGTGACAGTGCCCTTGTTCTTGCACTTCATGATTAACCGTTTATTCCCTGGCTCAGGTGGATGATCACCCCGAGGTGCTGGACGTAGCTGCAGTTGAGGCTGCCCTGTCCTTCTGTGTGGAGAACGATGACCCCCAAGCACTTGGGGGGCCCTGGGATCAAGCTGTCCAAGAACATACAGCAAAGCAGGAGACGCTTGGGCAGCCGCTCATTCCAGGGGCAAAAGAGCAGAGGGAACCCAACAACATAATGAACTTGATGAAGCTGACGGCTGAAATAAAGACCGAACCTCCTGACCCAGACCTGGAACCTGCCCAGGAAGAGGGGGGCTCAGTCCCTTCCCATCCACCTCTTCACCTGGGACACACGGAGGACTTGGGGGAGTTAAGAGGAGCCACTGAGAGAGAGCCCATCAAGGAAGAGGAAGCAGAGCACCATGTGAAGTCTGAGGTACTGTTATAGAGAAATGAAGGAGAGCAGATTACAGGGGGAACCACTTATTGCAAATATTGTGGAATCCTAGTATCCATTTCTATTGCCGGCAGGAACTGCTCTCTGAAGTGTCTCAGAGTGATGCTTTCCCAAACGAGGATGAGACAGAGCTAGGATCGGAGCACAGACCGGAACTAATGGGTATGCACTGAGGCACTTTGTACCAGTTCTGGGGATATAGCTATTACTAGCATTGGTGGGGAATAATGGGCAATAAGAAGTGGGGTGATGCCCTTGATGTGTTCTCATTGCTTTGCTCCTCTCCCATTTTCAGATCCAGTAAAGTCAGAGCCTCAGTCTTGTAGTCTCAACAAGGTAACCTTATTATGCAAGCTTTTACCCAAATTATTTTCGTGTAAGGGAAATAATGGACAGTGACACATT
It encodes:
- the BRD8 gene encoding bromodomain-containing protein 8 isoform X1 yields the protein MVTAPIRQRGTALCVAVLLRFVVVVKMAAGTGKHKLMSSGPTEPWSIREKLCLASSVMRSGDQNWVSVSRAIKPFAEPGRPPDWFSQKHCASQYSELLETTETPKRKRGERGEVVETVEDVIVRKLTAERIEELKKMIKETQEKYRKLKKEAELIQSGHMDSKLEDLWNDVVVKKKQAEDEAELKRKATDAAYQARQAVKNIPRRTSSTMGRSSIGSSSPGGEFVLGDLTPSSAEEGRSGVSVGSLLSTPVSSFIGIPDTPPPTSAPLESPLTPLMDDSPQKKMLGQKATPPPSPLLSELLKKGSLLPTSPRLVSEGEMALASGHMTGSGVLVDVGVFPALHGGELQPVPGTIPASPAASGAPTLSRLLEAGPAHFAAPLASFSAAASESPCKPLLTPIESQATIVMMSALPMTAAVPVTQQEGSGSAPDPHTVTVSMHSSDISMIINSISNECLASGESSRHLKDEASVGKGDMDLAEKMDIAVSYTGEELDFETVGDIIAIIEDKVDDHPEVLDVAAVEAALSFCVENDDPQALGGPWDQAVQEHTAKQETLGQPLIPGAKEQREPNNIMNLMKLTAEIKTEPPDPDLEPAQEEGGSVPSHPPLHLGHTEDLGELRGATEREPIKEEEAEHHVKSEELLSEVSQSDAFPNEDETELGSEHRPELMDPVKSEPQSCSLNKDSQEEEEDEEDDAASEVGSPEEPKEEEAGEEYLSEMDNEPPISESDDGFSIHNAHLQSHTLADSIPSSPASSQFSVCSEDQEAIQAQKIWKKAIMLVWRAAANHRYANVFLQPVTDDIAPGYHSIVQRPMDLSTIKKNIETGLIRSTAEFQRDIMLMFQNAVMYNSSDHDVYHMAVEMQRDVLEQIQQFLATQLIMQTSESGISAKSLRGRDSMRKQDASEKDSVPMGSPAFLLSLFMGHELQFGSEWETLFRSHTTSLSDFWDTCPEQEDASWMDEDRLVVEGKEGAHSWGDIQAQLSAEGDHSGGKQFMRVLYQVSHLMGPQPTCSPGDVASSFSVPGSWTEAQNGGEDRSSESTPGRNREHKEVTWLSTDREIEDEEDTDVAQTSDSAVLSKNTLPRSPQDPYQETEQGCVNTMVLSQGESKQLGWSLSEADISSPVIEHESGFSMCDPPPQRLEDSAHSSTSLALLYSNTRKSPQDLLTLKKMLTPVWKMIASHRFAGIFMKPVSDKQAPGYKDVVKRPMDLSTIKRGLSKGRIKTPAEFQRDVMLMLQNAVMYNSSDHHVYHKALEMQRDAVELLQVLSLRLDKRACGIMTTQ
- the BRD8 gene encoding bromodomain-containing protein 8 isoform X3; translation: MVTAPIRQRGTALCVAVLLRFVVVVKMAAGTGKHKLMSSGPTEPWSIREKLCLASSVMRSGDQNWVSVSRAIKPFAEPGRPPDWFSQKHCASQYSELLETTETPKRKRGERGEVVETVEDVIVRKLTAERIEELKKMIKETQEKYRKLKKEAELIQSGHMDSKLEDLWNDVVVKKKQAEDEAELKRKATDAAYQARQAVKNIPRRTSSTMGRSSIGSSSPGGEFVLGDLTPSSAEEGRSGVSEGEMALASGHMTGSGVLVDVGVFPALHGGELQPVPGTIPASPAASGAPTLSRLLEAGPAHFAAPLASFSAAASESPCKPLLTPIESQATIVMMSALPMTAAVPVTQQEGSGSAPDPHTVTVSMHSSDISMIINSISNECLASGESSRHLKDEASVGKGDMDLAEKMDIAVSYTGEELDFETVGDIIAIIEDKVDDHPEVLDVAAVEAALSFCVENDDPQALGGPWDQAVQEHTAKQETLGQPLIPGAKEQREPNNIMNLMKLTAEIKTEPPDPDLEPAQEEGGSVPSHPPLHLGHTEDLGELRGATEREPIKEEEAEHHVKSEELLSEVSQSDAFPNEDETELGSEHRPELMDPVKSEPQSCSLNKDSQEEEEDEEDDAASEVGSPEEPKEEEAGEEYLSEMDNEPPISESDDGFSIHNAHLQSHTLADSIPSSPASSQFSVCSEDQEAIQAQKIWKKAIMLVWRAAANHRYANVFLQPVTDDIAPGYHSIVQRPMDLSTIKKNIETGLIRSTAEFQRDIMLMFQNAVMYNSSDHDVYHMAVEMQRDVLEQIQQFLATQLIMQTSESGISAKSLRGRDSMRKQDASEKDSVPMGSPAFLLSLFMGHELQFGSEWETLFRSHTTSLSDFWDTCPEQEDASWMDEDRLVVEGKEGAHSWGDIQAQLSAEGDHSGGKQFMRVLYQVSHLMGPQPTCSPGDVASSFSVPGSWTEAQNGGEDRSSESTPGRNREHKEVTWLSTDREIEDEEDTDVAQTSDSAVLSKNTLPRSPQDPYQETEQGCVNTMVLSQGESKQLGWSLSEADISSPVIEHESGFSMCDPPPQRLEDSAHSSTSLALLYSNTRKSPQDLLTLKKMLTPVWKMIASHRFAGIFMKPVSDKQAPGYKDVVKRPMDLSTIKRGLSKGRIKTPAEFQRDVMLMLQNAVMYNSSDHHVYHKALEMQRDAVELLQVLSLRLDKRACGIMTTQ